ACACCTGCGGCGAGCTCCGCGCCTCTGACGTCGGCACCGACGTCCGGCTGAGCGGCTGGCTGCACAATCGGCGCGACCTGGGCGGCATCCTCTTCATCGATCTGCGTGACCACTACGGCATCACGCAGCTCGTCGCCCGTCCGGGCACGCCCGCGTACGAGGCCCTCGACCGGCTGACCAAGGAGTCGACGGTCCGCATCGACGGCAAGGTCGTCTCGCGCGGCTCGGAGAACGTCAACGCGGATCTGCCGACCGGCGAGATCGAGGTCGAGGTCGGCGAGGTCGAGCTGCTCGGCGCGGCCCAGCCGCTCCCCTTCACGATCAACGCCGAGGACGGGGTCAACGAGGAGCGGCGCCTGGAGTACCGCTTCCTGGACCTGCGCCGTGAGCGCATGCACCGCAACATCATGCTGCGTACGTCGGTCATCTCGGCGATGCGGCACAAGATGACGGCGCTGGGCTTCAACGAGATGGCGACGCCGATCCTGTCCGCGACCTCCCCCGAGGGCGCCCGCGACTTCGTCGTCCCGTCCCGTCTGCACGCGGGCCGGTTCTACGCCCTGCCGCAGGCCCCGCAGCAGTTCAAGCAGCTGCTGATGATCTCGGGCTTCGACCGCTACTTCCAGATCGCCCCCTGCTTCCGCGACGAGGACGCGCGCGCGGACCGCTCGCCGGGCGAGTTCTACCAGCTCGACGTCGAGATGAGCTTCGTCGAGCAGGAGGACGTCTTCCAGCCGATCGAGAAGCTCATGACCGAGCTGTTCGAGGAGTTCGGCGGCGGCCGCCATGTCACCTCCCCCTTCCCGCGCATCCCGTTCCGCGAGTCGATGCTGAAGTACGGCTCCGACAAGCCGGACCTGCGGGCCCAGCTGGAACTCTTCGACATCACCGACATCTTCGAGGGCTCGGAGTTCAAGGCCTTCGCGGGCAAGCACGTCCGCGCGCTGCCGGTGCCGGACGTCTCCGCGCAGCCCCGTAAGTTCTTCGACCAGCTCGGCGACTTCGCGGTGACGCTGGGCGCGAAGGGCCTGGCCTGGGTCCGGGTGGCCGAGGACGGCTCGCTGACCGGCCCGATCGCGAAGTTCCTGACCGAGGAGAACGTCGCCGAGCTGACCAAGCGCCTGTCGCTGGTCGCCGGCCACGCGGTGTTCTTCGGCGCGGGCGAGTTCGACGAGGTCTCGAAGATCATGGGCGCGGTGCGGGTCGAGGCCGCCAAGCGTGCCGGGCACTTCGAGGAGAACGTCTTCCGCTTCTGCTGGATCGTCGACTTCCCGATGTACGAGAAGGACGAGGAGACCGGCAAGATCGACTTCTCGCACAACCCGTTCTCGATGCCGCAGGGCGGTCTGGAGGCCCTGGAGACCCAGGACCCGCTGGACATCCTGGGCTGGCAGTACGACATCGTCTGCAACGGCGTCGAGCTGTCCTCCGGCGCGATCCGGAACCACGAGCCGGAGATCATGCTCAAGGCGTTCGAGATCGCGGGCTACGACCACGAGACGGTCGAGGAGAAGTTCGCCGGCATGCTGCGCGCGTTCCGCTTCGGCGCCCCGCCGCACGGCGGCATCGCCCCGGGCGTCGACCGCATCGTGATGCTGCTGGCCGATGAGCCGAACATCCGCGAGACCATCGCCTTCCCGCTCAACGGCAACGCCCAGGACCTGATGATGGGCGCGCCGACGGAGCTGGAGGAGGCCCGGCTGAGGGAGCTGCACCTGTCGGTGCGCAAGCCGCAGCCGAAGTAGCGGTCAGCGGCAGACGGTACGACGGAGAGTGGCCCGGAACCGACGTCGGTTCCGGGCCACTTTCGTTTTCCCCGGTAACTGACAGCCCTTCCTTATGCTCCTGACAGGTTTCGTCCCTAGCGTCCCGGCCTCATGACGGGATCTCAGAAACCACACAGCGAACAGGACTTATCACGTCGAAAGGTCGTGGCCGTCGCCGCGGGCGGCATCGCGGCGGCGGGCCTGGGTGGCACCGCCTTCGCGGCGAGCGCCGCCGACGGGCACGGCAGACCGGCTCCGGCCGGCGCCGACACCGACGGGGAGGTCTGCTACCGACTGACCTCGGAGACGGTCGAGGGCCCCTACTACATCGACGCCGACAAGATCCGCCGGGACGTCACGGAGGACCGGGCGGGCATCCCGCTCCTCCTCGGGCTCAAGGTGATCGACTCGGAGACGTGCAGGCCGATCCGGAACGCGGCCGTCGACATCTGGCACTGTGATGCGGCGGGGGTGTACTCGGGTTACGAGGACCAGGGCAACGGCGGTGGCGGCGGTCCCGCTCCGACCGGCGAACCCCCGACCGGCGAACCTCCTACGGGTGCGCCCACCGGGGCGCCTCCGGGAGGCGGCCACCAGGAGCCCACGGACGACAGCCGCTACCTGCGCGGCACCTGGCGAACGGACCGGCACGGTCAGGTGGCCTTCCGGACGGTCTTCCCGGGCTGGTACCGGGGCCGGTGCGTCCATATCCACGTCAAGGTGCATGTGGACGGCGAGTGGACGGACGCCGGTTACGAGGGCGGCCACACCTGTCACACCGGCCAGTTCTTCTTCGACGAGGAGTCCGTGCTCGCCTCGGCGGTGGTGGAGCCGTACGCGAGCAACGCCGCGGAGCGCACGACCCTCACCGAGGACACGATCTACGACCAGAGCGGTACCCAGGGCGGTCTGCTGAAGCTGCGCTACGACAAGCGGGACATCGCGCGAGGCGTGCACGGGTCGATCACGGTCGGCGTGGACCCGGACGCGACGGAGGACGGCCAGGGCGCACCGCCGCAGCCGAGCGCGTCGGCGTCGGCGTCTGATTCCGCTTCGGCGTCGGCTTCACCTTCGGTCTCCGACAGCTGACGGATTTCTCCGGGCCACGCCCCCCGACCTGCGGATCGGGGGGCGTGGCTCTCTTCATGGATCGTTCACATACGTGGTCGTCTGAACAGCCCATTGACCCGGAGTGGTTGCCTCCATATCGTTCCCACATACGTAACAGCAGTTCAGGTATGTGAACAGCACGATGGGGAGACAACGATGTCAGAACCCGAGAGCGGGGCCGAGGCCGGCGCCGAGAGCCGGGCGGTGGGGAAGTTCCTTCGCCGGATGATGCCGATCCTGGTCCTGATGCTCCTGGTCAACAATCTCGACCGGACGAACGTGGGCTTCGTCCAGGACGAGCTCCAGGCCGACGTCGGTATCAGTGCCACCGCCTACGGCCTCGGGGCGGGCCTGTTCTTCATCGGGTACGCCCTGTTCGAGGTGCCCAGCAACATGCTCCTGGAGCGCTTCGGCGCCCGGGTCTGGCTGACCCGCATCATGATCACCTGGGGTCTGGTGATCGTGGCGATGTGCTTCATCCACGACGTGACGACCTTCTACACGCTGCGCTTCCTGCTCGGTGTCGCGGAGGCCGGGTTCTTCCCCGGTGCGATGCTCTACATCACGCAGTGGCTGCCCGACGCGAGCCGGGGCCGGGCGACGGCGATCTTCCTCGGCGGTTCGGCGGCCGCGGGCATCGTGACCGGCCCGGTCACCGGGGCGCTGCTCGAGCTGCACGGCGCGGGCGGGGTCGCCGGCTGGCGGTGGATGTTCGGGCTGGAGGGCGTGTTCTCGGTCGTGGTCGGGATCGTCGCCGGGTTCTTCCTGGTCTCCCGGATCGAGGATGCCCGCTGGCTCACGCGGGAGGAGAAGGACGCGCTCGGCGCGGCGGTGGCCGAGGACCGCGAGGCCCGCAGCCGTGCTCCGCACATGTCCCGGTTCAAGCTGCTCTTCCACCCGCAGGTCGCGCTGCTGACCGGCGCGTTCTTCGCGATGACGCTCACCGGATACGCGATCACCTTCTGGCTGCCGAGCCTGATCGAGGACATCGGCGGACTGTCGTCCTTCCAGGTCGGGCTGCTGTCCGCGATCCCGGCGGTCTGTTCCATGATCGCCATGTACTCGATGAGCCACTTCACCGACCGGGCGCCGGACCGTCGTCCGTATCTGGCGATCACCCTGGTGCTGTCGGCGACGGGCACCTATCTGGCCACCCTGGGCTCCCCCTGGTTCGGCCTCGCGGCGATCACGCTGGCCGGGGTCGGCTCGAAGTGCGCGGCCACGCTGTTCTGGCCGATGGCGCAGTCGGGGCTCGATCTCAGGATCGCGGCGCCGGGCCTGGCGCTGGTCAACTCCATCGGAAACCTGGGTGGCTTCTTCTCCCCCACGCTCTTCGGCTACCTCAAGGACACGACCGGCAGCACGAACGGCGGCCTGTACACGCTGTCGGCGGCATCACTGCTCGCGGTGGTCGCGGCGAGGTTCATCCGCAGCGCCCGCGCGGCCTCCGATCCGCTCCTGGGAACCTCACCGGAGGCGCACAGGAAGCCCGAGGGGGGAGCACAGCGGCGCGTCGTCTCATAGCGGTACGCCGGCACGGGCCGACGGGCAAGGGAGGAAGCCAGCCATGGGATCCACGGGGTTCATGATCACGCTGTCGGTGCTGCTGATCGTCGGCGCGGTGGCGGGGGTGGTGGCCCAGCGCCGTGCGGGTCGCACCCGACGTCCGGCCGGTCGGCCCGGTCGGCCCGGTCGGCCCGGTCGGCCCGGTCGGCCCGGACGTTCCGGTCCTGCGGGCTCCTCCGGACTGTCCGACCTGGATGCGGAGGCGGAGGCGAACCACTGGCTGATCCGGCTGGGCGGCGGCCTCGTCCCGCCGGACGCACGGGCCTGGGCGGGTGCGGACGAGGCGGCGGGCCGGGCGCTGACCAGCGCGGCCGAGTGCCATCGCGCGGCGCGGGATCGGTTGTCCGGGGCCCGTACGGCGGGGGAGTACGAGGAGGTCACGCGGGTGGCGAAGGAAGGGCTGGAGCATCTTCGGGCGGCGCGCGCGGCGCTGGGACAACCGGCCTCGGCGGTGCGTGGGGCGGCGGTGGGACAACCGGCCTCGGCGGTGCGTGGGGCGGCGGTGGGACAACCGGCCTCGGCGGTGCGTGGGGCGGCGCTGGGACAACCGGCCTCGGCCGTGGATGTGCCCGCCCTTCCCCGTGTCGCCCGCGTCCCGGCGGTCGGCGGTGGCTGCGCGGTCACGTCTCGCTAGGGGCCCTTCGCTGTGTCTGCCTCGCCGGCCCTCTTCGGTGGCCGCGCGAACAGCTGCGGGGCGGCGTACGCCGACGCGGTGTCGGAGTGCGCCGCCCCGGAGCGGGATGAGCTGCGGGCCGGTCCGGTTCTTCTCCCCTTGCTTCGGGTCGTCTTACTTCGGGTCGCGGTCGAACAGTGACTTGGACCAGAAGTAGCCGAGCACGGCGAGGCCCAGGCACCAGGCGACCGCGAGCCATCCGTTGTGGCCGATCTCGCTGCCGAGCAGGAGCCCGCGCAGGGTTTCGATGGCCGGGGTGAACGGCTGGTACTCGGCGATCGGCTGGAACCAGCCCGGCATCGCGTCGACCGGGACGAAGGCGCTGGAGATGAGCGGCAGGAAGATCAGCGGCATGGCGTTGTTGCTGGCCGCCTCGGGGTTCGGGCTGG
The sequence above is a segment of the Streptomyces asoensis genome. Coding sequences within it:
- a CDS encoding intradiol ring-cleavage dioxygenase; the encoded protein is MTGSQKPHSEQDLSRRKVVAVAAGGIAAAGLGGTAFAASAADGHGRPAPAGADTDGEVCYRLTSETVEGPYYIDADKIRRDVTEDRAGIPLLLGLKVIDSETCRPIRNAAVDIWHCDAAGVYSGYEDQGNGGGGGPAPTGEPPTGEPPTGAPTGAPPGGGHQEPTDDSRYLRGTWRTDRHGQVAFRTVFPGWYRGRCVHIHVKVHVDGEWTDAGYEGGHTCHTGQFFFDEESVLASAVVEPYASNAAERTTLTEDTIYDQSGTQGGLLKLRYDKRDIARGVHGSITVGVDPDATEDGQGAPPQPSASASASDSASASASPSVSDS
- a CDS encoding MFS transporter, whose amino-acid sequence is MSEPESGAEAGAESRAVGKFLRRMMPILVLMLLVNNLDRTNVGFVQDELQADVGISATAYGLGAGLFFIGYALFEVPSNMLLERFGARVWLTRIMITWGLVIVAMCFIHDVTTFYTLRFLLGVAEAGFFPGAMLYITQWLPDASRGRATAIFLGGSAAAGIVTGPVTGALLELHGAGGVAGWRWMFGLEGVFSVVVGIVAGFFLVSRIEDARWLTREEKDALGAAVAEDREARSRAPHMSRFKLLFHPQVALLTGAFFAMTLTGYAITFWLPSLIEDIGGLSSFQVGLLSAIPAVCSMIAMYSMSHFTDRAPDRRPYLAITLVLSATGTYLATLGSPWFGLAAITLAGVGSKCAATLFWPMAQSGLDLRIAAPGLALVNSIGNLGGFFSPTLFGYLKDTTGSTNGGLYTLSAASLLAVVAARFIRSARAASDPLLGTSPEAHRKPEGGAQRRVVS
- the aspS gene encoding aspartate--tRNA ligase, with the protein product MHRYRSHTCGELRASDVGTDVRLSGWLHNRRDLGGILFIDLRDHYGITQLVARPGTPAYEALDRLTKESTVRIDGKVVSRGSENVNADLPTGEIEVEVGEVELLGAAQPLPFTINAEDGVNEERRLEYRFLDLRRERMHRNIMLRTSVISAMRHKMTALGFNEMATPILSATSPEGARDFVVPSRLHAGRFYALPQAPQQFKQLLMISGFDRYFQIAPCFRDEDARADRSPGEFYQLDVEMSFVEQEDVFQPIEKLMTELFEEFGGGRHVTSPFPRIPFRESMLKYGSDKPDLRAQLELFDITDIFEGSEFKAFAGKHVRALPVPDVSAQPRKFFDQLGDFAVTLGAKGLAWVRVAEDGSLTGPIAKFLTEENVAELTKRLSLVAGHAVFFGAGEFDEVSKIMGAVRVEAAKRAGHFEENVFRFCWIVDFPMYEKDEETGKIDFSHNPFSMPQGGLEALETQDPLDILGWQYDIVCNGVELSSGAIRNHEPEIMLKAFEIAGYDHETVEEKFAGMLRAFRFGAPPHGGIAPGVDRIVMLLADEPNIRETIAFPLNGNAQDLMMGAPTELEEARLRELHLSVRKPQPK